A portion of the Pseudomonas sp. PSE14 genome contains these proteins:
- a CDS encoding cation acetate symporter gives MKGRIAAALALAALVPAFWAPALWADALTGEVQRQPLNVSAIVMFVAFVGLTLCITYWASKRSKSAADFYTAGGSITGLQNGLAIAGDYMSAASFLGISALVFTSGYDGLIYSIGFLVGWPIILFLIAERLRNLGKYTFADVASYRLKQKDIRTLSACGSLVVVAFYLIAQMVGAGKLIELLFGLNYHVAVVLVGILMVMYVLFGGMLATTWVQIIKAVLLLSGASFMAIMVLKHVNFDISTLFSEAIKVHPKGESIMSPGGLVKDPISAFSLGFALMFGTAGLPHILMRFFTVSDAKEARKSVFFATGFIGYFYILTFIIGFGAILLVSTNPDFKDATGALLGGNNMAAVHLANAVGGSLFLGFISAVAFATILAVVAGLTLAGASAVSHDLYASVLKGGKANEKDELRVSKITTVCLGVVAIILGILFEKQNIAFMVGLAFSIAASCNFPVLLLSMYWKKLTTRGAKIGGWMGLITAVVLMILGPTIWVQILGHEKPIYPFEYPALFSMAVAFIGIWFFSITDKSTAADEERARFFPQFIRSQTGLGASGAVAH, from the coding sequence ATGAAAGGCCGAATCGCCGCGGCCCTCGCTCTGGCCGCCCTTGTTCCCGCATTCTGGGCTCCCGCACTCTGGGCTGACGCCCTCACCGGCGAGGTGCAGCGCCAGCCGCTGAACGTCTCCGCCATCGTCATGTTCGTTGCCTTCGTCGGCCTGACCCTGTGCATCACCTACTGGGCCTCCAAGCGCAGCAAGTCCGCCGCCGATTTCTATACCGCCGGCGGCAGCATCACCGGTCTGCAGAACGGCCTGGCCATCGCCGGCGACTATATGTCCGCCGCGTCCTTCCTCGGCATTTCCGCGCTGGTGTTCACCTCGGGCTATGACGGCCTGATCTACTCCATCGGCTTCCTGGTCGGTTGGCCGATCATCCTCTTCCTGATCGCCGAACGCCTGCGCAACCTGGGCAAGTACACCTTCGCCGACGTGGCCTCCTACCGCCTCAAGCAGAAGGACATCCGCACCCTGTCCGCCTGCGGTTCGCTGGTGGTGGTGGCCTTCTACCTGATCGCGCAGATGGTCGGCGCCGGCAAGCTGATCGAGCTGCTGTTCGGCCTGAACTACCACGTCGCGGTGGTCCTGGTCGGTATCCTGATGGTCATGTACGTGCTGTTCGGCGGCATGCTCGCCACTACCTGGGTGCAGATCATCAAGGCCGTGCTGCTGCTCTCGGGCGCCTCCTTCATGGCGATCATGGTGCTCAAGCACGTCAACTTCGACATCAGCACCCTGTTCTCCGAAGCCATCAAGGTCCACCCGAAGGGCGAGTCGATCATGAGCCCCGGCGGCCTGGTGAAGGACCCGATCTCCGCGTTCTCCCTGGGCTTCGCGCTGATGTTCGGTACCGCCGGCCTGCCGCACATCCTGATGCGCTTCTTCACCGTCAGTGACGCCAAGGAAGCCCGCAAGAGCGTGTTCTTCGCCACCGGCTTCATCGGTTACTTCTACATCCTGACCTTCATCATCGGCTTCGGCGCGATCCTGCTGGTCAGCACCAACCCGGACTTCAAGGACGCCACCGGTGCCCTGCTGGGCGGCAACAATATGGCCGCCGTGCACCTGGCCAACGCCGTGGGCGGCAGCCTGTTCCTGGGCTTCATCTCCGCCGTGGCCTTCGCCACCATCCTCGCGGTGGTAGCCGGCCTGACCCTGGCCGGCGCCTCGGCCGTGTCCCACGACCTGTACGCCAGCGTGCTCAAGGGCGGCAAGGCCAACGAGAAGGATGAACTGCGCGTATCGAAGATCACCACCGTCTGCCTCGGCGTGGTCGCGATCATCCTCGGCATCCTGTTCGAGAAGCAGAACATCGCCTTCATGGTCGGCCTGGCCTTCTCCATCGCCGCCAGCTGCAACTTCCCGGTGCTGCTGCTCTCCATGTACTGGAAGAAGCTGACCACTCGCGGTGCCAAGATCGGCGGCTGGATGGGCCTGATCACCGCAGTGGTGCTGATGATCCTCGGCCCGACCATCTGGGTGCAGATCCTCGGCCACGAGAAGCCCATCTACCCGTTCGAATACCCGGCGCTGTTCTCCATGGCCGTGGCCTTCATCGGTATCTGGTTCTTCTCCATCACCGACAAGTCGACTGCGGCCGACGAAGAGCGCGCGCGCTTCTTCCCGCAGTTCATCCGCTCCCAGACCGGCCTGGGTGCCAGTGGCGCCGTCGCCCACTGA
- a CDS encoding glycine betaine ABC transporter substrate-binding protein: MRMMRRLMGLGAGLVLSAAAGLAGAAAKPEVTLGYVDGWSDSVATTHVAAEIMREKLGYQVKLMPVAAGIMWQGVARGKLDAMLSAWLPVTHGAYYDKMKDKVVNLGVNYPGAKIGLIVPEYVKANSIEDLKAQKADFDGRIVGIDAGAGVMLKTDQAIKDYGLDYKLVASSGSGMIAELTRAENDKKAVAVTGWIPHWMFAKWKLKFLEDPKKVYGEEEHVDSVANPALEKKAPEVWAFLKKFQWKDGQEIGEVMLAVQNGEKPDVAAKKWVEAHPDRVKEWL; this comes from the coding sequence ATGCGAATGATGCGACGCCTGATGGGCCTGGGCGCAGGGCTGGTGCTGTCGGCGGCTGCGGGGCTGGCCGGTGCGGCGGCCAAGCCGGAAGTCACTCTGGGATACGTGGACGGCTGGTCGGACAGCGTGGCGACCACGCACGTGGCCGCCGAGATCATGCGCGAGAAGCTCGGCTACCAGGTCAAGCTGATGCCGGTCGCGGCCGGGATCATGTGGCAGGGCGTAGCGCGCGGCAAACTCGACGCCATGCTCTCGGCCTGGCTGCCGGTCACCCACGGCGCCTACTACGACAAGATGAAGGACAAGGTGGTCAACCTGGGCGTGAACTACCCGGGTGCGAAGATCGGCCTGATCGTGCCTGAGTACGTGAAAGCCAACAGCATCGAGGACCTCAAGGCGCAGAAGGCCGATTTCGACGGCCGTATCGTCGGCATCGACGCCGGCGCCGGGGTGATGCTCAAGACCGATCAGGCAATCAAGGACTACGGCCTGGACTACAAACTGGTGGCCAGCTCCGGCAGCGGCATGATCGCCGAGCTGACCCGCGCGGAGAACGACAAGAAAGCCGTGGCGGTGACCGGCTGGATTCCGCACTGGATGTTCGCCAAGTGGAAGCTGAAGTTCCTCGAAGATCCGAAGAAGGTCTACGGCGAGGAAGAGCACGTCGACAGCGTCGCCAACCCGGCACTGGAGAAGAAGGCGCCGGAAGTCTGGGCCTTCCTGAAGAAATTCCAGTGGAAGGACGGCCAGGAAATCGGCGAAGTCATGCTCGCCGTGCAGAACGGCGAGAAGCCGGACGTGGCCGCCAAGAAGTGGGTGGAAGCGCATCCGGATCGCGTGAAAGAGTGGCTGTAA
- a CDS encoding DUF485 domain-containing protein — MNDSIYQRIDTNPRFKELVAKRERFAWLLSLVMLGLYVVFILLIAFQPQLLGTKVSADSSVTWGIPMGVGLILSAFVLTGIYVRRANGEFDRLNQEILKEAQQ, encoded by the coding sequence ATGAACGACAGCATCTACCAGCGGATTGATACCAATCCGCGCTTCAAAGAATTGGTGGCCAAGCGCGAGCGATTCGCCTGGCTGCTCTCCCTGGTCATGTTGGGCCTGTACGTGGTCTTCATCCTGCTGATCGCCTTCCAGCCGCAACTGCTCGGCACGAAGGTCAGCGCCGATTCGTCCGTCACCTGGGGCATTCCCATGGGCGTCGGGCTGATCCTCTCGGCCTTCGTGCTCACCGGTATCTACGTGCGCCGTGCCAACGGTGAATTCGACCGCCTGAACCAGGAAATCCTCAAGGAGGCCCAGCAATGA
- a CDS encoding DUF2061 domain-containing protein gives MLKTVTFTLMHFTIAFSVAYALTGSITVGGLLAVVEPLCNAVGFHFHEKLWKRIEQGQPGDAVPTHNWLHRHA, from the coding sequence ATGCTCAAGACCGTCACCTTCACCCTGATGCACTTCACCATCGCCTTCAGCGTGGCCTATGCCCTGACCGGCAGCATCACCGTGGGTGGGCTGCTGGCGGTCGTCGAGCCGCTGTGCAACGCCGTGGGCTTCCACTTCCACGAGAAGCTCTGGAAGCGAATCGAGCAGGGCCAGCCGGGCGACGCCGTACCGACGCACAACTGGCTGCACCGCCACGCCTGA